Part of the uncultured Tolumonas sp. genome is shown below.
GCCTAACGCCATCGACACCCTGATGCTGCAACCTTGGCACTTAGTGAAAACTAAGAAAGTGGTCAAAGAAACTTGGGGCCAACCAGGCACTGAGCTGAACATTCCGATGGGTCTGGAATGGACTGATGACTTCCTGATGAAAGTTTCTGCTCTGACTGGTAAAGCGATCCCTGCTTCGCTGGAACTGGAACGTGGCCGTCTGGTTGACATGATCACCGACTCCCACACCTGGCTGCACGGCAAGAAATTTGGTGTCTATGGTGACCCTGATTTCGTCGAAGGCTTAGTTAAATTCCTGCTCGAACTGGGCTGTGAACCAAGCGTGATCCTGTGTAATAACGGCAGCAAAAAATGGAAAAAATCCATTGAGAAAATGCTGGCTGATTCACCATACGGTCAAGGCAGCGAAGTGTACGTGGGTAACGACTTATGGCACTTCCGTTCACTGATGTTTACCAACAAGCCTGATTTCATGATTGGTAACTCATACGGCAAATTCATTCAACGTGACACCCTGGCGAAGGGCAAAGCGTTTGAAGTGCCATTGATCCGTCTGGGCTTCCCAATCTTCGATCGTCATCACCTGCATCGCATGACTACCCTCGGTTACGAAGGTGCCATGTACATGCTGACCACACTGGTTAACGCCGTGATGGAAAAAATTGATAGCGACACCATGGAACTGGGCAAAACAGATTACAACTTCGATTTGGTTCGTTAATCGAGCACGTAATCAGGGGCAACTGGTTTGCCCCTTCAAGCCCGGAACCGTTTTTGCAACGTTCCGGGCTTATTTGTTTCAATCATAAGAAATTCAATCGATTGCAAAGGGAAGGGGTTGTCGCATGCCTAACATTATGTTCCGTCAACACGACGATGGGTTGTACTGCTACATAGCCAAACGTGATTTAGAAGCCAAAGTGGCTCAATTGGAATTTGAGCAAGACGACAACTGGGGCGGTCGGGTTGATCTCGATAACGGCGAAGCTTATTTCCTGGAACCACAGGTAAAACCTTCATTGCCAATCACTCTGCGTCTGAAACGCGCAGGCGAATAACTTAGTCAGGTTACGGGAGGCTGTGATGAAAACTCTGTTAGAAAGTCAGGTTTACTGGCGTCTCATCGCATTAGCACAGGCAGTGCCGGAAGTGGGGCAATCGGTATTGTTCGATTGGGTCAGTGGCGCACTGCAAGGCCCGCTGAGCATCGCCCAGATGGAAAAACTGACCGTAGAGGCATTGAAAGAGTCCGCACCAGCAGAATTGGCCGGTTTGAGTAATGCCCGCTGGCAGGTGCTGCTGGAATGCCTGCAAGGGCAGTTGCCAGTGCATCTCGACCCGAAACCTGCGGTTGCCGACGCCGATGCGCTGCGCGTCGCGTTTTCGTCCAGTGACGGTTTAACGGTGAATGGCCATTTCGGTAATTGTCACTTGTTCTTCATTTATCAGGTGACAGAGAAAGGCGCCCAGCTGATTGACATCCGCCATTTCGTTGCCGATGAAGCGCAGGAAGATAACGAAACCCGCGCCCGTTTACTGCATAACTGCCATTTGCTGTTCTGTGAAGCGATTGGCGGTCCGGCAGCGGCACGCGTGATCCGCCACGGTATTCATCCGGTCAAAATCAAAAAAGACAATCGTATCAGCACCCAGCTCGATGCCTTGCAAGAGTTGATGCAAGGTCAGTTACCGCCTTGGCTGGCGAAGGCATTAGGGCGCAAAGACGATTTGGGTAAACGTTTCAGTGATGAGTTGTCGGAACTCGATTAGTTAGTTCACCAAAATCAAAGCTATCACCCTTGCTGATTTGGCTGGGGGGTGAAATCAGCAGGGGTGATAGCGCTCTCACTGTCGTGATTGTTACAAAAGTGACAATTATAAACCATTAAAAATCAATAAATTAAAAATGGACTGCTCCTTGCACCACTAAAAACTGAGAGCTCGCGCACATTTCAGGAGGGAGCGATGAAAGGCAACGAAATAGCGGCATTGATGGATGAACCCGCCTGTGGCCATAACAGCAAAGCCAAGTCAGGCTGTAGTGCGCCCAAACCCGGTGCTACTGCCGGCGGTTGTGCGTTTGATGGTGCGCAAATCACTTTATTACCTATCGCCGATGTTGCCCATCTGGTGCATGGCCCGATCGGCTGTACCGGCAGTTCATGGGATAACCGCGGCGCCCGCAGTTCCGGCCCTGCACTCTATCGTCTGGGCTTTACCACCGATTTAAACGAACAAGACGTGATCATGGGGCGTGGTGAGCGCCGTCTCTATCATTCCGTCAAACATATTGTCGATCGTTATCATCCGGCTGCGGTGTTTGTATACAACACCTGTGTGCCAGCGATGGAAGGCGACGACATCATCGCCATTTGTAAAGCCGCTGAAACTAAAGTCGGCGTGCCGGTGATCCCGGTCGATGCCGCCGGTTTTTATGGCAGCAAAAACTTAGGTAACCGCATCGCCGGTGAAGTGATGGTCGATAAAGTGATTGGCACTGCGGAACCTGCACCGTGGCCAGCCGATCATCCTATTTCGGCGGAACGGGGTCATGACGTGGCCTTGATTGGCGAATTTAATATCGCCGGTGAGTTTTGGAACGTGCAACCACTGTTTGATGAACTCGGCATTCGTATTCTCTGCACGCTGGCGGGCGACACGCGTTTTCATGAAGTGCAGACCATTCATCGCGCTGAACTCAACATGCTGGTTTGTTCCCGCGCCTTGATTAACGTCGCGCGTAAACTGGAAACCAAATACGGTACGCCGTGGTTTGAAGGTAGTTTTTATGGCGTGCGTGATACTTCGAAATCGATGCTGACTATCGCCGAGATGCTAGGTGATAGCGATTTGATTGCCAGAACGCAGGAATTAATCGCACGTCGAGAAGCGGAAACCGAAGTGCAACTCGCACCGTTCCGTGCCCGTCTCAAAGGCAAACGTGTGTTGTTGTACACCGGCGGTGTGAAGTCGTGGTCGGTGGTCGCGGCACTACAAGATCTCGGTATGGAAGTGGTAGCAACCGGCACGCGTAAGTCAACCGAGGAAGACAAAGCGCGCATCAAAGAGCTGATGGGCGACAACGCCATCATGTTGGAAGACGGCAACGCCCGTAATCTGCTGGATGTGGCTTATCAATACCGCGCCGATCTAATGATTGCCGGTGGTCGCAATATGTTTACTGCTTACAAAGCGCGGTTGCCGTTTCTGGATATCAACCAGGAACGCGAACATGCGTATGCCGGTTATGAAGGCATGGTTGAGCTGGCGCGTCAGATCTGCCGCTCGTTGGAAAGCCCGATTTGGGCGCAAGTGAAACAACGCGCGCCGTGGCAATAACGCAGGAGACACCCCCTATGGCTCAAGTCATTAAAACCCGCAAACCACTGGCGACCCAACCCATCAAAAGCGGGCAACCGCTGGGCGCAATTCTGGCCAGCCTCGGTATCGAACGCTGTATTCCGTTGATCCACGGTGCTCAGGGTTGCAGTGCGTTCGCGAAGATTTTCTTTATCCAGCATTTTAACGAACCGATCCCGCTGCAATCGACGGCGATGGATCCGATCACCACGGTGATGGGCTCCGACGACAACATCATTCAGGCGCTGGCGCATCTGTGCGAAAAAAGTAACCCGCGTCTGGTGGTGCTGATGAGTTCGGGTTTATCGGAAGCGCAGGGCTCGGATATGAACCGCGCGCTGAAAGCTTTCCGCCTGCAATATCCGAAATTTGAGCGCAACGAAATCGTCACCGTCAGCACGCCCGATTTCTACGGTTCGCTGGAAAACGGCTACAGCGCGCTGATTGAAAGCATGATTTCGCAACTGGTGCCCGAGCAAAAGCTGCGCAGTATCCGCAAAAAACGCATCAATTTATTACTCAGCCACATGCTGACACCGGGTGATATCGAGCTGATCCGCCAATATGTCGAAGCCTTTGGTTTGCAGCCGATCTTAGTGCCCGATATTTCCCGTTCGATGGATGGCCATCTGGCCAAACCCGATTATCTGGCGGTCAGTCAGGGCGGCACCGACGTCAACATGTTGCGCCAGTTAGGGCAAAGCAGTCTGACTTTAGTGGTGGGCCCTTCCATGCAACGCGCGGGGCAGATCTTAAATTCCCGCAGCGGGGTGGAAAGTGTCTATTTCCCCCACCTGATGACACTCGCTGAGATGGATCGTTTCATCCAGACCCTGCAGCAACTCTCCGATCGCCAGGTGCCAGAGTGGATCGATCGCCAACGAGGTCAGGTGACTGACACCATGATCGACACTCATACTTGGGTTAACGACACCCGTATTGCCATCGGTGCCGAGGCTGATCTGCTGATGGCTTGGCTGGCGTTTGCCGAAAGTGTTGGTATGCAGCCGGTCTCGGTGGTGGCACCGGTCAATCAGCCGTGTCTGGCGACATTACCGGTCGACACTGTGCTGATCGGCGATCTGGAAGATTTGCAAGATCAACTCGCCGAAAAAGGCTGCGACGTATTGCTGGCTAATTCGCACGGTGCGGTGATGTCAGAACAACTGGGTTTGCCACTCATGCGCATCGGTTTTCCTATCTTTGATCGTTTTGGTGAATTCCGCCGTGTACGTCAGGGTTACGCCGGTATACGCGATAACCTGTTTGAAATTGCCAATTATCAACAACAGGCCTGCCATGGCCGTCCGGTTTATCACTCACCACTGAAACAGCCGTTTGCGCAAAAACCAATGGCTGAGGAGGTCTTAGCATGAATCATTTGCAGCGACATTTACGCGTCAGCGAAGTTCACGTTCCACATCTCAAAGTGGCGTTCGCCAGTTCCGATATGAAGACGGTGAACCAGCATTTTGGTTCGTGTGAAAGCCTGCTGGTGTATGGGGTGGAACCCGATGGTTATGAGCTGATCCAAGCGGCAGAATTTCAGGTGGTGGAAGGGCATGTCCCCGCCAAAGTAACCAGTCGGATTGATGTGATTGAAGGGTGTTTTGCGGTGTATTGCAACGCCGTCGGCGAGGCGGTGTTTCGTCAGCTCATGACGCACGGCATTCGCGCGATCCGTGTGGAATCTGGTACGCCAATCACTGATCTGCTGCATCAGTTACAAGAGCAATGGCCACAACGCATTCCACAGAAAACCGCACGCGCCACGTCGGCAGACGATCTGGTTGATGCCTTGGAAGAAGCGGGTTGGGACGAGTAATTATCGATAGCAACACAAAAACTTAGCTCAGAGGAGAGAAAAATGAGTGGATTTATTACTGGTCTGACTCGTGGCGGCGCGACATGGACACCCGAGTTTGTTACTGGCGTTGATGCCCACACCTGTATTGGTTGTGGTCGCTGCTACAAAGTGTGTTCTCGTGATGTGTTCAATCTGGTTGATAAAGCCGATCTGGTTGACGAAGACGAGCTGGATGACGATCAAGATGACGTGATGATGGTGATGACAGTCGCTAACGCCGACGACTGTATCGGTTGTGGTGCCTGCTCACGCGTGTGCCCGAAAAACTGCCATTCACACGCAACTATGCCTGCGTAAATTGCCGGTTTAATTTTATATACCCAAAGTAATTGGCGTTGCAGCAAGGCGACAAGTGAGCGAATCCCCATGAGCATAGAGATGCTATGTGATTGGGGGGAGTGAACGCTGTCAACGATGCTGCAACGTCAAGAACTAAGGGGATACAGAGTCCTTTGCAATCTTGGGTGGTAACACCCGAATGCGTTTTTACCCGGGAGCAATCCCGGGCTTTTTATTTTCCGCGCATGATGTTGGTCAGACATAAATTGGTTTGCTGCACGAAATGAATGAAATTGAAGAAATCTTCGTTTTCCAGCGTCCGGCCACTGGCAGCGCGATCGGCATAAAATAAGCCGATGCTTTGTTTATCAATCTCGATGGGCGAAAGGAAAAAACCGCGGGCACAACTGATCGCTTTGGTAGCCGCAGAAAGCAGATGATTCCAGTGCGGATCGGTATGGCTTTTGACCCACAGCGTTTCTTGTGATTGCAAACAATGGTTGAAGATCGAACGCACGCCGGTTAGATCCACGACAAACACTTCTTTCAGTTGCCCTTCGTCTAATGATAAGGCAAAGCGGGGTTGCAGCTGCGTTTTTTCCCGATTCAGCAGCAACACCAACACCCGATCCATGCCGACTCCAGCGTAGATCCCATGCAGGGATTTCTGCATGATCAGATTAATGTCTGCTTTTTCATGTGCCAGTGCCGTGAGTTCCCGTAATATTTTTAGTTGGATAGTATCGTCTGGTTGATTCACCAGCATGACAGCTTTTTCAGTAGTTAACAAAGGGGCGAGACTGGCATCAAGATAAGGTGACAGCATTAAAGCGCCATAGGTATAAGCCAGATTGATGGTCTCTTCGGCACAGTTTTTGGCCCGCTGTTTTACCTCTTTGACATCCAGTTTCATCAGTTTACTGAGCACAGTTAATTCTTGCTCTATTTGTACTGGTGTAGTTTTCGGGTTTTGTAATAACGCACTAAACGTATTGGCTTCAGCAATGGCTTGTAATTCGGGAGTACGTCGTTCCGGATCTTTGAGCGACAGCTGTAACATGCTGCCCATATTCCAAGAGCTGGCTAAACCGGCACTGATCTTCATAAAACTGGTGCCGAGCATTTCCCGGATGATTTCATTACTATCGCCCTGCGTTTGCCGCAGTTTTTGATCGAGCTGTTCGGTGATTGGGCCGCCCATACTCCAGAAGGCACTCTCGCCGAGATTATGTAGCAGTGCCGCGATATAGGCTTCTTCACGGGTGGCTTCGTCGTAATCAGCGAGGATCATGCGAGCAAGCATGGCGGCATGAAAAGATTGTGCTATCAGACGTAATAAGCGTTCATAGACGGGCTGCGAAATATCGTGGCTTTTGAGAAGGCTATCGACCAGTTTGGCAGTAATGCAGATCTGCTTTAGCGCATTAAAACCCAGCAGTACCACTGCCCGGCTAATGGTGGTCACCTGATTACTGCCACGGCTGTAGGTGACGCTGTTGGCGACGCGTAAAATACGGGTGGTCAACCCATTATCATGCAGGATCGATTTACCCAGATCGGCGAGCGACATATTGTCATCCTGCGCCATTTTTTCCAGCATCCGCACCGTGGCACACAGTGCCGGCATTTCCTGCACACTGATGCGCTCGATCCAAGCATCGGTTCCACGGGTTGATTGAATCGCCATCGTCCTGATTTCCCGTCGTTATTTATATACCCTTCCCACTTGACGTTGCAGCGGCGTTGGCTGCGTTCATTCGCCCCAATCACATAGTTTATCTATGCTCATGGGGTCTCATTCACTTGCCGCCTACCTGCAATGCCAAGTTGTTTGGGTATGACTAGCTTTAAGCATAACGAAAAAAAGCAGGTTGTCTGCAGACTTAATTTACTCTTGTGCACTCAACCACTTAGTGATGCCATGTGCGGCCACATAACCACTGGCAAAACAGCCAGTCAGCAGATAACCGCCGGTTGGTGCCTCCCAATCAAGCATCTCGCCGGCACAAAAAGTACCGGGCATCGCGTTCAACATCAGTTGCGCATTTAACGCAGAAAAACAGACGCCCCCTGCAGTGCTGATTGCTTCATCCATCGGTGTGGTGCGTAATACCTGCAGCGGAAACTGTTTGATGGCTGCCGCTAGTTGTGCTTCGTTGGTGAAGGTCTCTTTACTCAGGCATTCACGCAATAGTGCGGCTTTGACGCCATCAATACCGACCTTGCTTTTCAGTTGGGTCGACAACGACTTTGCGCCGCGTGAGCGCAGTTCCTGCTCAATGCGAGCTGGTGATTTGTGTGGCAGCAGATCGAGCGTTAATGTGGCTTTGCCGTTTTGTGTCAGTTGGTCGCGCAACTCGGCGGCAAACACGTAAATCAGGCTGCCTTCAACACCACGTTCTGTGATGACAAACTCACCTTGGCGTTCGGTCAATTTGCCTTCACGATCAACCAAATTCGCCACCACGGTTTTCATCGGCGTTCCGGCAAAGCGGCTGCGGAAATCATCAGACCAGGCCAGCTCAAAACCACAGTTAGCAGCCTGCAACGGTGCTACGGCGATATTGCGGGCTTGTAATAAAGGCACCCAGGTGCCATCAGAACCCAGCCGTGACCAGCTACCACCGCCTAACGCCAGCAACACCGCATCGACAGCAACGCTAGTTTCGCCATCCGGTGTTGCAAACAGCAACTGCTGTTGTTCATTCCAGCCAAGCCAGCGGTGGCGAACATGAAACTTCACCCCTGATTCGCGCAGGCGTTGCAGCCAGGTACGCAACATGGGGGCCGCCCGCATATCGGTTGGAAACACGCGACCCGAGCTGCCAACAAACGTGTCAAAACCCAGTTCATGTGACCATTGGCGTAGGGCGTTAGCATCAAAGGCTTGTAGCAGCGGTAACATCTCTTGCTGACGATGCCGGTAGCGATTTACAAAATCGGGGAACGCTTCGGAGTGGGTGATGTTCATGCCGCCTTTACCAGCCTGCAGAAATTTACGCCCTACCGATGGCATCGCATCAAACAGATCGACCTGAACTCCTTGCTGGCTTAACACTTCTGCCGCCATGAGTCCTGCAGGGCCACCACCAATAATAGCCACCCGTTTTGTTGATAATGCCACCCTGTTCTCCGTCGCTTTCCTGATCACAATAACGGGAATTGTAACATTCAATCTGGTTGACTGCAGAAACCGTACTGATGTCTTTGATAACACACCATTCGACATACTGTCTTAACTGCGACAAAAGCTGACAAAGCTCGCTTTGTTGTCAGACAAAACAGCCCTGGTCATGTTTTATCTATATGAAAAACAATGATTTTCTATGTGGCACCTCATTTGCAGCTTTGTGATCACGGTCACAGGGAGAGACATCATGATTCAAATCGACGAAAGCGCACTGACGCAACTACATCAACTGCAGCAACAACTGGTGCAGGAATGTATCGGTTTGCGTCTGATTGCCAAGGGCGACCCTTGTTCTGGAATCAAAGTAGATATGGGCTGGACCGCCACGCAACAGCCTGACGACGTGTTATTTCGTCAGGATGGTCTGGTGTTTTTAGCCGATCGCCGTCAATGGCCGTTATTAAAAGATTGTCAGATCTCACTGGCAGAACGTCAGGGGCAACCGGGTTTCAACATTCAGCCACAACCTGCAGATTGTAAATGCAGCAGCGGTAGTTGCAGCCCGACACAAGCCACCAACTGCCCATCCACCGCCAGTGTGAACTAAAAATACGCGCATAAAAGATACGCACAAAGGAGACGAGTCATGTGGAACTATTCAGAAAAAGTTAAAGATCACTTCTTCAATCCACGCAATGCCAAGGTGATTGCCGATGCGAACGCCGTAGGTGACGTTGGCTCGATCAGCTGTGGTGATGCGTTACGTTTGATGTTGCAGGTCAACACAGAGAGCGAAATTATTGAAGATGCCGGTTTCCAGACCTTTGGTTGCGGCAGCGCCATTGCCTCTTCTTCTGCGCTGACCGAGATGGTGATTGGTAAAACTCTGGATGACGCGCTGAAGATCAGCAACATGGATATTGCTGATTATCTCGATGGTCTGCCACCGGAAAAAATGCACTGCTCGGTTATGGGCCAGGAAGCGCTGCAAGCGGCGATTGCCAATTTCCGCGGCGAAGAGTGGCACGATGACCATGAAGAAGGCGCATTGATCTGTAAATGCTTTGCGGTGGATGAAGTCAAAATCATCAAAGCGGTGAAAGAAAACGGCCTGACTTCGATTGCCGATGTGATCAACTACACCAAAGCCGGTGGTGGTTGTGGCGCCTGCCACGAAAAAATTGAACAAGCCTTGCAGAAAGTGCTGGCAACTCAGCCGTGTAACGAAGCACGCATTGCCACTACCAGTCTGGAACGCAGCAAAGTCGCACCGCATGTCGATCTGGCGAAGAAAGATGAAAACTGGCGCACGGTGGCCGCTGTACTGGAAGAGATGCGTCCACGTCTACAGGCCGATGGTGGTGATGTGGCCTTGATCAGTGTCACCGACAGCAAAGTAGAAGTGGCACTGTCAGGCAGCTGTGTTGGCTGCATGATGACCGACATGACGCTGTCTTGGATCCAACAAACGTTGATGGAAAAAATGGGCCGTTACATGCAGGTCGTGAGCGTGACGCAGGCTGAAACAGCACTGGTTTAAGGAGACGGAACATGAAAGCGATCTATCTGGATAACAACGCCACCACCCGTCTCGACCCGATGGTGCTGGAAGCCATGATGCCATTTATGACTGAACATTATGGTAACCCGTCTTCCATTCACGGTTTCGGTGAGCCGGTGCGCAAAGGCATCGAGCGTGCGCGTGAACAGGTCGCCGCTCTGTTAGGCGCCGCGCACGACAGCGAAATTATTTTTACCTCTTGTGCAACAGAGGCCAACAGCACGGCTATTTTGTCGGCGGTAGAAGCTTTACCAGAACGTAAAGAGATCATCACCACCGTGGTGGAACACCCGGCCATTCTGGAAGTGTGTGAACATCTGGAACGCCGTGGTTACACCATTCACCGGTTACCCGTCGATAACCAAGGTCGTCTCGATTTAGCGCATTACCAGTCGCTGCTCAGCGAAAACGTCGCGCTGGTGAGTGTGATGTGGGCAAATAACGAAACCGGCACTGTGTTCCCGGTGCAAACCATGGCGACCATGGCGAAAGAGAAAGGCGTGTTGTTCCATACCGATGGTGTACAGGCGGTGGGGAAATTTCCGATCCACTTGGCCAGCAGTGACATCGACATGCTCTCTTTTTCCGGCCATAAA
Proteins encoded:
- the nifS gene encoding cysteine desulfurase NifS; translation: MKAIYLDNNATTRLDPMVLEAMMPFMTEHYGNPSSIHGFGEPVRKGIERAREQVAALLGAAHDSEIIFTSCATEANSTAILSAVEALPERKEIITTVVEHPAILEVCEHLERRGYTIHRLPVDNQGRLDLAHYQSLLSENVALVSVMWANNETGTVFPVQTMATMAKEKGVLFHTDGVQAVGKFPIHLASSDIDMLSFSGHKIHAPKGVGALYVKRGSRFRPLLRGGHQERGRRAGTENAAGIVGLGMACELAEVHMPIMSHLAELRDELQAGLLAKVPCSIVTGDSENRTPNTLNIAFEYIEGEAILLMLNQLGIAASSGSACTSGSLEPSHVMRAMSIPYTAAHGSVRFSLSRYTRQKEIDYVLEKLPPVIERLRSLSPYWVQNKPDLEKMGEFAPAYG
- the nifE gene encoding nitrogenase iron-molybdenum cofactor biosynthesis protein NifE, whose translation is MKGNEIAALMDEPACGHNSKAKSGCSAPKPGATAGGCAFDGAQITLLPIADVAHLVHGPIGCTGSSWDNRGARSSGPALYRLGFTTDLNEQDVIMGRGERRLYHSVKHIVDRYHPAAVFVYNTCVPAMEGDDIIAICKAAETKVGVPVIPVDAAGFYGSKNLGNRIAGEVMVDKVIGTAEPAPWPADHPISAERGHDVALIGEFNIAGEFWNVQPLFDELGIRILCTLAGDTRFHEVQTIHRAELNMLVCSRALINVARKLETKYGTPWFEGSFYGVRDTSKSMLTIAEMLGDSDLIARTQELIARREAETEVQLAPFRARLKGKRVLLYTGGVKSWSVVAALQDLGMEVVATGTRKSTEEDKARIKELMGDNAIMLEDGNARNLLDVAYQYRADLMIAGGRNMFTAYKARLPFLDINQEREHAYAGYEGMVELARQICRSLESPIWAQVKQRAPWQ
- a CDS encoding NifB/NifX family molybdenum-iron cluster-binding protein, which produces MNHLQRHLRVSEVHVPHLKVAFASSDMKTVNQHFGSCESLLVYGVEPDGYELIQAAEFQVVEGHVPAKVTSRIDVIEGCFAVYCNAVGEAVFRQLMTHGIRAIRVESGTPITDLLHQLQEQWPQRIPQKTARATSADDLVDALEEAGWDE
- a CDS encoding TIGR03862 family flavoprotein, whose amino-acid sequence is MALSTKRVAIIGGGPAGLMAAEVLSQQGVQVDLFDAMPSVGRKFLQAGKGGMNITHSEAFPDFVNRYRHRQQEMLPLLQAFDANALRQWSHELGFDTFVGSSGRVFPTDMRAAPMLRTWLQRLRESGVKFHVRHRWLGWNEQQQLLFATPDGETSVAVDAVLLALGGGSWSRLGSDGTWVPLLQARNIAVAPLQAANCGFELAWSDDFRSRFAGTPMKTVVANLVDREGKLTERQGEFVITERGVEGSLIYVFAAELRDQLTQNGKATLTLDLLPHKSPARIEQELRSRGAKSLSTQLKSKVGIDGVKAALLRECLSKETFTNEAQLAAAIKQFPLQVLRTTPMDEAISTAGGVCFSALNAQLMLNAMPGTFCAGEMLDWEAPTGGYLLTGCFASGYVAAHGITKWLSAQE
- a CDS encoding HDOD domain-containing protein produces the protein MAIQSTRGTDAWIERISVQEMPALCATVRMLEKMAQDDNMSLADLGKSILHDNGLTTRILRVANSVTYSRGSNQVTTISRAVVLLGFNALKQICITAKLVDSLLKSHDISQPVYERLLRLIAQSFHAAMLARMILADYDEATREEAYIAALLHNLGESAFWSMGGPITEQLDQKLRQTQGDSNEIIREMLGTSFMKISAGLASSWNMGSMLQLSLKDPERRTPELQAIAEANTFSALLQNPKTTPVQIEQELTVLSKLMKLDVKEVKQRAKNCAEETINLAYTYGALMLSPYLDASLAPLLTTEKAVMLVNQPDDTIQLKILRELTALAHEKADINLIMQKSLHGIYAGVGMDRVLVLLLNREKTQLQPRFALSLDEGQLKEVFVVDLTGVRSIFNHCLQSQETLWVKSHTDPHWNHLLSAATKAISCARGFFLSPIEIDKQSIGLFYADRAASGRTLENEDFFNFIHFVQQTNLCLTNIMRGK
- the nifN gene encoding nitrogenase iron-molybdenum cofactor biosynthesis protein NifN, whose translation is MAQVIKTRKPLATQPIKSGQPLGAILASLGIERCIPLIHGAQGCSAFAKIFFIQHFNEPIPLQSTAMDPITTVMGSDDNIIQALAHLCEKSNPRLVVLMSSGLSEAQGSDMNRALKAFRLQYPKFERNEIVTVSTPDFYGSLENGYSALIESMISQLVPEQKLRSIRKKRINLLLSHMLTPGDIELIRQYVEAFGLQPILVPDISRSMDGHLAKPDYLAVSQGGTDVNMLRQLGQSSLTLVVGPSMQRAGQILNSRSGVESVYFPHLMTLAEMDRFIQTLQQLSDRQVPEWIDRQRGQVTDTMIDTHTWVNDTRIAIGAEADLLMAWLAFAESVGMQPVSVVAPVNQPCLATLPVDTVLIGDLEDLQDQLAEKGCDVLLANSHGAVMSEQLGLPLMRIGFPIFDRFGEFRRVRQGYAGIRDNLFEIANYQQQACHGRPVYHSPLKQPFAQKPMAEEVLA
- a CDS encoding NifB/NifX family molybdenum-iron cluster-binding protein, with the translated sequence MKTLLESQVYWRLIALAQAVPEVGQSVLFDWVSGALQGPLSIAQMEKLTVEALKESAPAELAGLSNARWQVLLECLQGQLPVHLDPKPAVADADALRVAFSSSDGLTVNGHFGNCHLFFIYQVTEKGAQLIDIRHFVADEAQEDNETRARLLHNCHLLFCEAIGGPAAARVIRHGIHPVKIKKDNRISTQLDALQELMQGQLPPWLAKALGRKDDLGKRFSDELSELD
- the fdxB gene encoding ferredoxin III, nif-specific, with protein sequence MSGFITGLTRGGATWTPEFVTGVDAHTCIGCGRCYKVCSRDVFNLVDKADLVDEDELDDDQDDVMMVMTVANADDCIGCGACSRVCPKNCHSHATMPA
- the nifT gene encoding putative nitrogen fixation protein NifT, yielding MPNIMFRQHDDGLYCYIAKRDLEAKVAQLEFEQDDNWGGRVDLDNGEAYFLEPQVKPSLPITLRLKRAGE
- the nifU gene encoding Fe-S cluster assembly protein NifU is translated as MWNYSEKVKDHFFNPRNAKVIADANAVGDVGSISCGDALRLMLQVNTESEIIEDAGFQTFGCGSAIASSSALTEMVIGKTLDDALKISNMDIADYLDGLPPEKMHCSVMGQEALQAAIANFRGEEWHDDHEEGALICKCFAVDEVKIIKAVKENGLTSIADVINYTKAGGGCGACHEKIEQALQKVLATQPCNEARIATTSLERSKVAPHVDLAKKDENWRTVAAVLEEMRPRLQADGGDVALISVTDSKVEVALSGSCVGCMMTDMTLSWIQQTLMEKMGRYMQVVSVTQAETALV